A section of the Sceloporus undulatus isolate JIND9_A2432 ecotype Alabama chromosome 3, SceUnd_v1.1, whole genome shotgun sequence genome encodes:
- the SFRP5 gene encoding secreted frizzled-related protein 5 isoform X1, with protein sequence MMSPCQRNALGAMLLVLVQGWSQSVSQEYDYYSWPSDNFQHGRFYTKQPQCVDIPADLQLCHNVGYKRMRLPNLLEHESMPEVKQQASSWVPLLAKRCHSDTQVFLCSLFAPVCLDRPIYPCRSLCEVVRDSCAPVMESYGFPWPEMLNCNKFPFDNDLCITVQFGNSQATQPPVSKICTQCEMEHKADGIMEQMCSSDFVVKMRIKEIKKENGERRLVAAQKKKKLLKVGPLKRKDTKKLVLHMKNAGACPCPQLDDLSGSFLVMGRKVGGRLLVLAIYRWEKKNKEMKFAVKFMFSYPCSMHYPFFYGADPH encoded by the exons ATGATGTCACCTTGCCAGAGGAATGCCCTGGGTGCCATGCTGCTGGTGCTGGTCCAGGGTTGGTCACAATCTGTAAGTCAGGAGTACGACTACTACAGCTGGCCCTCAGACAACTTCCAGCATGGACGCTTTTATACCAAGCAGCCACAGTGCGTGGACATCCCAGCTGACCTGCAGCTTTGCCACAATGTGGGCTACAAACGTATGCGCCTACCTAACCTGCTGGAGCACGAATCCATGCCTGAGGTCAAGCAGCAAGCCAGCAGCTGGGTGCCCTTGCTGGCCAAGCGGTGCCATTCGGACACACAAGTTTTCCTCTGCTCCCTCTTTGCACCTGTCTGTCTTGACCGGCCCATCTATCCATGCCGCTCACTCTGCGAAGTAGTGCGTGACTCCTGTGCTCCTGTCATGGAATCCTATGGCTTCCCCTGGCCTGAGATGCTCAACTGCAACAAGTTTCCCTTTGACAATGACTTGTGCATCACGGTGCAGTTTGGAAACAGCCAGGCAACTCAGCCACCAG TGTCAAAGATCTGCACCCAGTGTGAGATGGAGCATAAAGCAGATGGCATAATGGAGCAGATGTGTTCCAGTGACTTTG TGGTGAAGATGCGTATCAAGGAGATCAAGAAGGAGAATGGGGAGAGGCGACTGGTAGCtgctcagaagaagaaaaagctgcTCAAGGTGGGACCACTGAAACGCAAGGATACCAAGAAGTTAGTGCTGCATATGAAGAATGCGGGTGCCTGCCCTTGCCCACAGCTTGATGACCTCAGTGGCAGTTTCTTGGTGATGGGTCGCAAGGTGGGTGGGAGATTGCTGGTCTTGGCCATTTATCGCTGGgagaagaagaacaaagaaatgaaatttgCTGTCAAATTCATGTTTTCTTACCCCTGCTCTATGCACTATCCCTTCTTCTATGGGGCAGATCCTCACTGA
- the SFRP5 gene encoding secreted frizzled-related protein 5 isoform X2 has protein sequence MKFRWINIIANIHSVWLPLTLVATLQEYDYYSWPSDNFQHGRFYTKQPQCVDIPADLQLCHNVGYKRMRLPNLLEHESMPEVKQQASSWVPLLAKRCHSDTQVFLCSLFAPVCLDRPIYPCRSLCEVVRDSCAPVMESYGFPWPEMLNCNKFPFDNDLCITVQFGNSQATQPPVSKICTQCEMEHKADGIMEQMCSSDFVVKMRIKEIKKENGERRLVAAQKKKKLLKVGPLKRKDTKKLVLHMKNAGACPCPQLDDLSGSFLVMGRKVGGRLLVLAIYRWEKKNKEMKFAVKFMFSYPCSMHYPFFYGADPH, from the exons TATCCATTCAGTTTGGCTCCCATTGACACTTGTGGCAACGCT TCAGGAGTACGACTACTACAGCTGGCCCTCAGACAACTTCCAGCATGGACGCTTTTATACCAAGCAGCCACAGTGCGTGGACATCCCAGCTGACCTGCAGCTTTGCCACAATGTGGGCTACAAACGTATGCGCCTACCTAACCTGCTGGAGCACGAATCCATGCCTGAGGTCAAGCAGCAAGCCAGCAGCTGGGTGCCCTTGCTGGCCAAGCGGTGCCATTCGGACACACAAGTTTTCCTCTGCTCCCTCTTTGCACCTGTCTGTCTTGACCGGCCCATCTATCCATGCCGCTCACTCTGCGAAGTAGTGCGTGACTCCTGTGCTCCTGTCATGGAATCCTATGGCTTCCCCTGGCCTGAGATGCTCAACTGCAACAAGTTTCCCTTTGACAATGACTTGTGCATCACGGTGCAGTTTGGAAACAGCCAGGCAACTCAGCCACCAG TGTCAAAGATCTGCACCCAGTGTGAGATGGAGCATAAAGCAGATGGCATAATGGAGCAGATGTGTTCCAGTGACTTTG TGGTGAAGATGCGTATCAAGGAGATCAAGAAGGAGAATGGGGAGAGGCGACTGGTAGCtgctcagaagaagaaaaagctgcTCAAGGTGGGACCACTGAAACGCAAGGATACCAAGAAGTTAGTGCTGCATATGAAGAATGCGGGTGCCTGCCCTTGCCCACAGCTTGATGACCTCAGTGGCAGTTTCTTGGTGATGGGTCGCAAGGTGGGTGGGAGATTGCTGGTCTTGGCCATTTATCGCTGGgagaagaagaacaaagaaatgaaatttgCTGTCAAATTCATGTTTTCTTACCCCTGCTCTATGCACTATCCCTTCTTCTATGGGGCAGATCCTCACTGA